Proteins encoded together in one Desulfuromonas sp. window:
- a CDS encoding rubrerythrin produces MGFIDIQEALKASAQTEKDAMDFYKFGAEKMQDDKAKAMFEMLAKEEMEHARSFYDACIGDGLPAFEEFIAAPPDTESSWWKALKEAMLGDFDERKAMELAIEQEDALEKELREMAEKIDDPSVKEIYLANAQSTHRHEEMIEEDYHAIYG; encoded by the coding sequence ATGGGGTTTATAGACATTCAGGAAGCTCTCAAGGCGTCAGCGCAAACGGAAAAAGACGCAATGGATTTTTATAAGTTTGGCGCCGAAAAGATGCAGGACGACAAGGCCAAAGCGATGTTTGAAATGCTCGCCAAGGAAGAGATGGAGCATGCCCGTTCCTTCTACGATGCCTGCATCGGTGACGGCCTGCCGGCGTTTGAGGAGTTCATCGCCGCGCCGCCCGATACCGAGTCGAGCTGGTGGAAGGCCCTGAAAGAAGCAATGCTTGGTGATTTTGACGAGCGCAAGGCGATGGAATTGGCAATCGAGCAGGAGGATGCTCTTGAGAAGGAGCTGCGCGAGATGGCCGAGAAGATTGATGATCCGTCGGTCAAGGAGATCTATCTTGCCAATGCCCAGTCGACGCATCGCCATGAAGAGATGATTGAGGAAGATTACCACGCGATCTACGGGTAA